The Hordeum vulgare subsp. vulgare chromosome 4H, MorexV3_pseudomolecules_assembly, whole genome shotgun sequence genomic interval CGCCAGCCTGTCCTCCACACCTCCCCAGCCATCGCCACCGCCTCCCACACCTCCGCCTGCTCCGCGCAGCGCCAGCCTTTCCTCCACACGTCCCCAGCCATCGCCTCccacgccaccgcctcctccacctccgcctGCTCCGCGGAGCGCCAACCTTTCCTCCACGCCTCCCCCGCCTCCGCCTGCTCCGCGCAGCGCGGACCCCGCGCGAGCCTCTTCCTCGACCGCCGGAGCCAGCGCCAAGGGCAAGAAGCGCGCGCGCGGCACCGCCGGCCCGGAGATGGTGCGGGCCACCGTCACCGCGGAGACCGACCACCTCGAGGTCCGCATACTCTCGCGCCGGGCGCGCCTCACCTTCGAGGCGGTCCGGGGTGTCTACCACCGCGCCGGCCGCTTCCGCGCCGACATGACCGCCCTGAGCACGATGCTCTCCCAGGGCCTCTGCCTCTACCGCGACGTGCGCATTGTCGGCCCCATCCCGGGCATCTACGTCGGCGACGTCTTCAGCTACCGTGCCGAGCTCATCGTCGTCGGCCTCCACAACCAAACCCAGGCCGGCATCGGCTTCATCCCCGCCAACCTCGTCAGCGAAGGCCACCCCGTTGCCACCAGCATTGTCTCCTCCGGCGGTTACCTCGACGACCACGACAACGGCGAGGTCCTTATATACACCGGCAGCGGCGGCCGCCAGCGACACGGCGTCCAGCACAACACCGACCAGGAATTCGAGCGCGGCAACCTCGCGCTCGCCTACAGCCACAAGTACGACGTCGAGGTGCGCGTCATCCGCTGCCACGACTGCGACACCAGCCCCAGCGCCAAGCTGTACGTCTACGACGGCCTCTACAAGGTCGCCTCCACCACCTACGGCCCCGGAAAGTCAGGCCACGAGGTCTGCAAGTTCAAGCTCGAGCGCATCCCCGGCCAGGCCCCGCTCGGCAGCAAAATCTGGTGCTCTGCCCGGGATCTCACGAACAAGCTCGACTCCAACATCCGGCCGCGCGGATACGTCACGCGAGACCTGTCCAAGGGCAAGGAGGCGATCCGTGTACCCGTCTTCAACGATGTGGATGGAGACCTCTCTCCCCTCGGCTTCGAGTACATTGCCCGCCCTGAATACCCAGCGTCCCCGGTGCTGCCCAGGCCGGTGAGGCGTTTCAGGTGCTGCCGGTATGCGACGGCGGCGTGCGgcgggtcgtcgtcgtcgtcatctggcAGCTGCGCCTGCGTGAGGAAGAATGGCGGGGGCGGCCCGGCGTACAATGCCGACGGCACGCTCGTCAGGGGAAGGCCGGTGGTGTACGAGTGCGGCGCGCTGTGCGGGTGCCCAGCGAGCTGCTCGAACCGGGTGACGCAGCGAGGGATGCAGCACCGGCTGGAGGTGTTCCGGTCGAGGGAGACGGAGTGGGGCGTCAGGGCACTGGACTTGATCCAGCCGGGCGCCTTCGTCTGCGAGTTCAGCGGAGACGTGGTCACCGTGCACGACGACGGTCACCACGCAGGCAATGCACCCGGCGCATCGACTGAATGGGGCGCCATCGTCGATCCGAGGAAGTTTCCGGCGAGATGGAGGGAGTGGGGAGACACTTCGGCGGTCGCGCTTCCGGACGACGCCGAGGAACCTCCCCGATTCGCGCATTTCGCACGGCCGTGCTACGTGCTCGACGTGTCCTGGAGGAGGAACTTTGCCCCCTACATCAGCCACAGCAGCGCCCCGAACGTGTTCGTCCAGTTGGTGCTCCGTGGCGACGACAACGAGTCGTACCCTCGTCTGATGTTGTTCGCCATGGACACAATCCCGCCGCTGCGGGAGCTGAGCATCGACTACGGCATCGGTCAGTGAAACTGGCGACAGGGATCACAGATGAAAAGGTTAGACTGCAAAGTTAACTGGCGAGAGGTCTCTGGAGTTGGTGGAGAATTTTCTTTATGTGATTTCGCCATTCTTGATGTGGTTTTAGCCTGGTCAGGGCTTACCTGCACAAGTGCTGGTGTGGGTTACTCTTATGTGGTTGGCACACAACACCTTCTGTCCTATATATTCACGAACTCTATCTACTACTCCCATATTTTATCTATGATTTACCTGCCCATATTAATGTGCTTGTGTTAATAAATGTGTATCAACTCTTCCTCGTGATATACCTATCAAAATatattttaggattttattttGTAATCATTCATTGGTTTGCCAAATCTTTCCCtaataagagcatctctagtggatggtgtaTATGGAGGTGGATGGTAAATATACACGTTGGTAGCAGAAAAATGCCTCCCATTG includes:
- the LOC123446631 gene encoding histone-lysine N-methyltransferase family member SUVH2-like, giving the protein MLAVSNILCRPAQRPKTLLRRRRSPMASAPRRPLLVPKPDPDAPAPTADLCAALLRRVATKPDPDADALPAPPQTTPLTPELCAALRRELEPSPEDHADFVHHLRLAQRRLDGISASLSSTPPQPSPPPPTPPPAPRSASLSSTRPQPSPPTPPPPPPPPAPRSANLSSTPPPPPPAPRSADPARASSSTAGASAKGKKRARGTAGPEMVRATVTAETDHLEVRILSRRARLTFEAVRGVYHRAGRFRADMTALSTMLSQGLCLYRDVRIVGPIPGIYVGDVFSYRAELIVVGLHNQTQAGIGFIPANLVSEGHPVATSIVSSGGYLDDHDNGEVLIYTGSGGRQRHGVQHNTDQEFERGNLALAYSHKYDVEVRVIRCHDCDTSPSAKLYVYDGLYKVASTTYGPGKSGHEVCKFKLERIPGQAPLGSKIWCSARDLTNKLDSNIRPRGYVTRDLSKGKEAIRVPVFNDVDGDLSPLGFEYIARPEYPASPVLPRPVRRFRCCRYATAACGGSSSSSSGSCACVRKNGGGGPAYNADGTLVRGRPVVYECGALCGCPASCSNRVTQRGMQHRLEVFRSRETEWGVRALDLIQPGAFVCEFSGDVVTVHDDGHHAGNAPGASTEWGAIVDPRKFPARWREWGDTSAVALPDDAEEPPRFAHFARPCYVLDVSWRRNFAPYISHSSAPNVFVQLVLRGDDNESYPRLMLFAMDTIPPLRELSIDYGIGQ